From the genome of Uranotaenia lowii strain MFRU-FL chromosome 1, ASM2978415v1, whole genome shotgun sequence, one region includes:
- the LOC129738633 gene encoding peptidoglycan-recognition protein LE, whose amino-acid sequence MEKKLSVDYAGTNSSEDKCKQWIENSEFTTSDDVSSISGQSTEFSSSAIESDLASIDDGLSNIDINKGQHSQWKTADTNVKIIAPVTDISQTEILHNVFKGNTAQSFENIQVEHSNKVHIGNVTYVTGPIHIIHTSGSNVGSVQQFITSAQPIPTTSQSSSEHTHRSEKPRTSTKRDPTEEERNHDEAFLPDMSKRIYSRVLKIVDRRTWLAQPALDFEELNTPVPYVVISHTATESADTQAGMIYMVRNIQCFHIESRRWNDIAYNFLVGNDGNVYEGRGWKRIGAHTAGYNSQAIGISFVGCFMKELPEQIALDACRLLIERGVQNGFILPDYKLVAHCQCSPTESPGRRLFEEIKTWPHWTADPQTKD is encoded by the exons ATGGAGAAAAAGCTTTCTGTGGACTACGCGGGTACCAATTCTTCAGAAG ATAAATGCAAACAGTGGATCGAGAATAGCGAATTTACCACGTCCGATGACGTATCATCAATCAGTGGACAGAGTACAGAATTCAGTTCCAGTGCCATCGAAAGCGACTTAGCATCGATTGACGATGGATTAAGTAATATCGATATCAACAAAGGTCAACACAGTCAATGGAAAACTGCTG ACACAAATGTTAAGATAATCGCTCCGGTTACCGACATCAGTCAAACAGAAATTTTGCATAATGTGTTTAAAGGAAACACTGCTCAATCTTTTGAGAATATTCAG GTCGAACATTCCAACAAAGTACATATAGGTAATGTGACCTACGTGACCGGACCGATTCACATAATCCACACAAGCGGCAGTAATGTTGGATCGGTTCAACAGTTCATTACCTCAGCTCAACCGATACCCACAACATCACAAAGTTCCTCTGAACATACTCATCGCTCGGAAAAACCTCGAACCAGTACCAAACGAGATCCGACGGAGGAAGAACGAAATCATGACGAAGCCTTCTTACCTGATATGT ccaaaCGTATCTACAGTAGGGTACTAAAGATAGTCGACCGACGAACGTGGCTTGCGCAACCTGCCTTAGATTTCGAAGAACTCAATACTCCTGTTCCTTATGTTGTGATAT CTCATACCGCTACGGAATCGGCGGATACCCAAGCTGGTATGATCTACATGGTGCGTAATATTCAGTGTTTTCACATAGAGTCGCGTCGCTGGAACGACATTGCGTACAACTTTCTGGTTGGCAACGATGGCAACGTGTACGAGGGTCGTGGCTGGAAGAGAATCGGAGCGCACACGGCCGGCTATAATTCACAAGCCATCGGTATTAGCTTTGTGGGTTGTTTCATGAAAGAACTTCCGGAACAAATCGCTTTGGACGCTTGCAGGCTACTAATTGAGAG AGGTGTTCAAAACGGGTTTATCTTGCCGGATTACAAATTAGTCGCTCACTGTCAATGCAGTCCCACGGAAAGTCCCGGTAGAAGGTTGttcgaagaaataaaaacttggCCTCATTGGACTGCAGATCCTCAAACGAAAGATTGA
- the LOC129738632 gene encoding WASH complex subunit 4 has translation MPPAMQRQQQNLNYYGATQIKEFGMFLEDYDIRLQSFASSCDAANLVMPTSTTVSVILDTSRESLSCIQLIDTENKILNKILYSFSALCQEVDSLRLEFEDILREFICFDESLDDETNQLHEDSVVAVNKSSLLAIGGKLELLTRIKCYFERIIEVAVVLVLQFGALFDPSNKIGHLNHTNWDMDVLFVYLADLIFMPLAFDVILEKSIFKTYWKFYVKQIKALKLNPKKLTKPLKTDQINDLVKVIDEISIWLDENAYKHMLEALFNAKQKLVIESANILSGKFLRYLKQKVSEVSAYSATISSLDETEAVIKLNGMVNLYHYIFVSIDNKILKNLGDINEKFCSIPLIGKTMWIPDNFFRKYGHKTIRDCDKTDYRKVREIYLIQREKSLSKDILGYCIQISSWLIRASAAFKTTKHDTTLESLRAKCGLIFEGVKYAQEVSFLIQSVTSLHLFMQQSIRQHIFQAIGKLLEYLQCVHNFFNVNQQAIVESDQFIIQQLQHKVFVIIGHSKKKLINEAKQAKVKKSEICIDKLSAFHVIERCMSGPANRTRLTIVRLALSISDPKQTLTPDSYDKVCILLDQLDTLSNLDVKLKKLCDIQYLYWHQTFFASYVSDFYDKSFAQNNLKYLAQMAATGRSTVSATAADDDTIQRAVTKVAKNQRHVFSEKLMNRISNHIESYIRLDYYGKTSQIEPFNPFHDTTMPLNNIHSLVRMEPTIIGGHYLSVKEHVKRHLSNTYYTLASISQHDWKIYKEMRCQAASYEVDTIEDQLPKQTLEQGLDVLEIMHNIEHFVIHYVYNLNFQLFIEQSSSGNFLNTVNIGHIANSLRRHGSGIINTTVNYTFQFLRQKFFAFSHFLYDEQIKARLTSDAKYFLENEEALNQTYDYSRAHAFNRKIKNLGLSDTGETYMDLFRKLISHIGNAMGYVRMIRSGTLHECTEATVYLPVIDGELNFTKYSKEDGLHEATINAAEILEHDINNLCQNYRSDTNYFRLLVNAFLSMRHSENIHLQNFYMIIPPLTINFVEYILKAKEKITKKDKVGALFTDDGFAIGIAYILKLLDQTAKFNSLHWFRSVKNKYNEEILKLEAEQQQFLKTNNNEKLLQTFALTRKRLKMVQQEFDLLFCNMSSAKIFFNDAVD, from the exons ATGCCGCCCGCAATGCAGCGTCAGCAGCAGAATCTTA ATTATTATGGAGCAACGCAAATTAAAGAATTCGGTATGTTCCTGGAAGATTACGACATTCGATTGCAGAGCTTCGCCTCCTCTTGTGATGCTGCCAACCTGGTCATGCCGACTTCCACAACGGTTTCGGTCATACTAGATACTTCCAGAGAGAGCCTTAGCTGTATTCAGTTGATTGAtactgaaaacaaaattttgaacaagatACTTTACTCGTTCAGTGCCCTCTGCCAAGAAGTAGATTCCTTGCGACTCGAGTTCGAGGACATTTTACGTGAATTCATCTGTTTTGATGAATCCCTAGATGACGAGACAAACCAGCTACACGAGGACAGTGTGGTGGCTGTGAATAAATCTTCTCTGTTGGCCATCGGGGGGAAATTGGAGCTGTTGACTCGAATTAAATGCTACTTCGAGCGAATCATTGAAGTAGCCGTTGTTCTTGTGTTGCAATTTGGAGCTCTTTTTGATCCTAGCAATAAGATTGGACATCTGAACCATACCAACTGGGACATGGAC GTTTTGTTCGTTTATCTTGCCGATTTAATCTTCATGCCCTTGGCGTTCGACGTTATTctggaaaaatcaatttttaaaacctattgGAAGTTTTACGTAAAGCAAATAAAAGCACTAAAATTAAACCCAAAAAAGCTGACCAAACCCTTGAAGACTGACCAAATCAACGATCTGGTGAAAGTTATAGACGAAATATCCATCTGGCTGGATGAAAATGCATACAAG cACATGTTAGAGGCACTGTTCAATGCCAAACAAAAGCTAGTTATTGAATCAGCCAATATACTTTCGGGTAAATTTCTACGGTATCTAAAGCAAAAGGTATCGGAAGTCAGCGCGTACAGCGCTACGATTTCAAGCCTTGACGAAACTGAAGCCGTCATCAAATTGAATGGTATGGTCAATCTTTACcattacatttttgtcagtatcgataacaaaattttgaaaaacttgggCGATATCAATGAAAAG tTTTGTAGCATTCCTCTGATAGGTAAAACTATGTGGATacctgataacttttttcgtaaaTATGGTCATAAAACAATCCGCGACTGTGATAAAACGGACTATCGAAAAGTTCGGGAGATATATTTGATTCAACGAgaaaaaagtttatcaaaagATATTTTGGGATATTGCATTCAGATCAGCAGCTGGTTAATCCGAGCGAGTGCGGCCTTTAAAACTACCAAACATGACACGACTTTGGAATCGCTACGCGCGAAATGCGGTCTTATTTTCGAAGGGGTCAAATACGCCCAGGAAGTGAGCTTTCTCATCCAATCGGTGACATCATTGCATTTGTTTATGCAACAATCCATTAGACAGCATATTTTCCAAGCGATTGGAAAATTGTTGGAATATCTCCAGTGcgtgcataactttttcaacgtGAATCAACAGGCAATTGTTGAATCGGACCAGTTTATCATCCAACAATTGCAACATAAGGTGTTCGTCATCATTGGCCATTCGAAG AAAAAACTGATAAACGAAGCCAAACAAGCCAAAGTTAAAAAGAGCGAAATTTGCATTGACAAATTATCTGCATTTCACGTGATCGAGCGATGCATGAGTGGACCCGCCAATCGTACGCGACTCACCATCGTTCGCTTGGCGCTTAGCATAAGTGATCCTAAACAAACGCTAACGCCAGACAGCTACGATAAAGTGTGCATTCTGCTCGATCAATTGGATACCCTCTCCAATCTGGAcgtaaaactgaaaaagttgtGTGACATTCAGTATCTTTACTGGCATCAGACGTTTTTTGCATCCTATGTTTCAGATTTTTACGACAAAAGTTTCGCGCAGAATAATCTTAAATATCTTGCTCAGATGGCTGCTACTGGTAGAAGTACCGTATCAGCAACCGCGGCCGATGATGATACCATTCAGAGGGCTGTTACTAAAGTAGCAAAAAATCAGAGGCACGTTTTCAGTGAGAAACTTATGAACCGTATCAGCAATCATATTGAATCCTATATTCGACTAGATTACTATGGCAAAACTTCTCAGATCGAGCCATTCAATCCATTTCACGACACCACGATGCCTTTGAACAATATTCATTCGCTAGTACGAATGGAACCGACCATCATCGGCGGACATTATCTCAGCGTAAAGGAACATGTGAAACGTCATCTTAGTAACACTTATTACACATTAGCATCAATATCGCAGCATGATTGGAAAATCTATAAAGAAATGCGGTGCCAGGCCGCAAGCTATGAGGTTGACACAATCGAAGACCAGCTGCCTAAGCAAACGCTTGAACAGGGGTTGGACGTGCTAGAAATTATGCACAACATTGAACATTTTGTCATTCACTACGTgtacaatttaaatttccagCTTTTCATTGAACAGTCTAGCAGCGGAAATTTTCTAAATACTGTGAATATCGGTCATATAGCCAATTCCCTTCGGAGGCACGGAAGTGGTATTATTAACACAACA GTAAACTACACGTTCCAGTTCTTAAGGCAAAAGTTTTTTGCTTTCTCCCATTTTCTTTATGATGAACAAATAAAAGCACGCCTCACAAGCGATGCTAAATATTTCCTAGAAAATGAAGAGGCCTTGAACCAAACATACGACTACAGCAGAGCTCATGCTTTCAATAggaagattaaaaatttaggaCTTTCCGATACCGGTGAAACTTACATGGATTTGTTTCGGAAACTCATTTCTCACATTG GCAATGCAATGGGTTATGTCCGCATGATCCGTTCCGGGACACTGCACGAGTGTACAGAGGCCACAGTGTACCTGCCAGTTATCGATGGAGAGCTGAACTTTACCAAATATTCCAAAGAAGATGGCCTTCACGAGGCAACCATCAATGCCGCCGAAATTTTAGAGCATGATATTAATAATTTGTGTCAGAACTATCGGAGTGACACCAACTATTTCCGGCTGTTAGTGAACGCATTCTTAAGTATGCGACACTCAGAAAATATTCATCTTCAGAACTTTTATATGATCATTCCTCCGCTTACAATCAATTTTGTCGAGTATATCCTGAAAGCGaaggaaaaaataactaaaaaggATAAAGTCGGAGCGCTATTTACCGACGATGGATTTGCTATCG GTATTGCCTATATTCTTAAACTGTTGGACCAGACGGCTAAGTTCAACTCGCTCCACTGGTTCCGTTCTGTGAAGAATAAATATAATGAAGAAATCTTGAAATTGGAAGCAGAACAACAGCAGTTCTTGAAGACGAATAACAACGAAAAGCTGCTACAAACATTCGCCTTAACCAGAAAGCGACTGAAAATGGTACAACAAGAATTCGATCTTCTGTTTTGCAACATGAGCAGTGCGAAGATTTTCTTCAATGACGCTGTGGATTGA
- the LOC129754012 gene encoding caspase-like, which translates to MSDTDLINEKQPIVIQDSNKTSKFTDVADALGHGNGLDHYGNRIKARMPVDRYASEYNMNHPKRGMALIFNHEHFEIPQLKSRTGTNVDCENLAATLKSLDFDVRVYKDLKLRDMQKEVERVSSMDHSDYDCICITILSHGELGYLYAKDCQYKLDIIWSYFTANRCLSLAGKPKIFFIQACQGDQLDSGVTLAERTETDSAGTMSYKIPAHADFLIAYSTIPGFYSWRNTQKGSWFMQSLCQELSQHGRKYDILTLLTFVAQRVAYDFESNTPDIPMMHQQKQIPCVTTMLTRLLRFTDK; encoded by the exons ATGAGCGATACGGATTTGATAAACGAAAAGCAACCAATCGTCATTCAGGATTCGAATAAGACGAGCAAATTCACGGATGTAGCTGACGCTTTAGGTCACGGAAATGGGCT TGATCATTATGGTAACCGAATCAAAGCTCGAATGCCGGTCGATCGGTACGCTTCCGAGTATAACATGAATCATCCGAAACGTGGCATGGCACTAATTTTCAACCACGAACATTTCGAGATCCCCCAGCTCAAGTCTCGAACTGGCACCAACGTCGATTGTGAAAATCTTGCCGCCACTCTGAAGTCTCTGGACTTTGATGTTCGTGTCTACAAAGATCTCAAGCTGAGAGACATGCAGAAGGAAGTCGAAAGGG tTTCCAGCATGGATCATTCCGATTATGATTGCATTTGCATTACGATTTTGTCCCACGGCGAGTTGGGTTACCTGTACGCGAAGGATTGCCAGTACAAGCTAGACATCATATGGTCGTACTTTACCGCGAATCGTTGTTTGAGCTTAGCTGGAAAgccgaaaatattcttcattcAGGCGTGTCAGGGCGATCAACTGGATTCCGGTGTTACGCTGGCAGAAAGAACCGAAACAGACAGCGCCGGTACGATGAGCtacaaaattcctgctcatgcTGATTTTTTGATTGCCTACTCTACAATTCCGGGTTTCTACTCGTGGCGCAATACCCAGAAAGGGTCCTGGTTCATGCAGTCGCTATGTCAAGAACTAAGCCAGCATGGCAGAAAGTATGACATCCTTACACTGCTCACCTTTGTAGCTCAACGAGTGGCGTATGACTTTGAGTCAAACACACCCGACATTCCTATGATGCACCAGCAGAAGCAGATTCCGTGCGTGACCACCATGCTGACCAGATTGTTGCGTTTCACCGATAAGTAA